The Desulfoscipio gibsoniae DSM 7213 genome contains a region encoding:
- the yidD gene encoding membrane protein insertion efficiency factor YidD produces the protein MKIILISIVRLYQKYISPLKGPSCRFYPTCSEYAVQALLKYGVCKGIVKTVIRILKCHPFHPGGYDPVK, from the coding sequence ATGAAAATAATATTAATTAGTATCGTTCGCCTTTACCAGAAGTATATTTCCCCGCTTAAAGGACCCAGTTGCAGGTTTTATCCTACATGTTCGGAATATGCTGTACAGGCGTTGTTAAAGTATGGTGTATGTAAAGGGATAGTTAAAACAGTAATTAGAATATTAAAATGCCATCCTTTTCACCCGGGGGGATATGACCCGGTTAAATGA